A region from the Methanofollis liminatans DSM 4140 genome encodes:
- a CDS encoding TIGR00266 family protein, giving the protein MKYEIIGDNLQMVKLTLAQGERVNAEAGAMVNMSGNMQMDSHLKGGLLGGLKRALTNESLFLTEFTPQGESGFVSFAGNVPGRIFPVDVTGREFLAQKDAYLCSEQGVHLDIAFTKKIRSGFFGGEGFILQRLSGSGTAFLHCCGDTIEMDLAAGEVVKVETGLVVGFDATVDYSIQMAGGVKTVFFGGEGLFLTTLTGPGKVVLQSMDIAKLASSLIPFLPQNTSGK; this is encoded by the coding sequence ATGAAATACGAGATCATCGGTGACAACCTGCAGATGGTGAAACTCACCCTCGCGCAGGGGGAGCGGGTCAATGCCGAGGCCGGCGCCATGGTGAACATGAGCGGGAACATGCAGATGGACTCCCACCTGAAGGGCGGGCTGCTTGGCGGTCTGAAACGGGCGCTCACGAACGAGAGCCTGTTCCTGACCGAGTTCACGCCGCAGGGGGAGAGCGGTTTCGTCTCCTTCGCCGGGAACGTTCCGGGCCGGATCTTCCCGGTCGACGTCACCGGCAGGGAGTTCCTCGCCCAGAAAGACGCATATCTCTGCTCTGAACAGGGCGTGCACCTCGACATCGCCTTCACCAAAAAGATCCGATCGGGCTTTTTCGGCGGCGAGGGTTTCATCCTCCAGCGCCTTTCGGGTTCGGGGACCGCCTTCCTCCACTGCTGCGGTGACACCATCGAGATGGACCTGGCCGCGGGGGAGGTCGTGAAGGTGGAGACCGGGCTCGTCGTCGGCTTCGACGCCACGGTGGATTACTCCATCCAGATGGCCGGGGGCGTGAAGACGGTCTTTTTTGGCGGCGAAGGGCTCTTCCTGACCACTCTCACCGGGCCGGGCAAGGTGGTCCTCCAGTCGATGGACATCGCAAAACTCGCCTCCTCCCTGATCCCGTTCCTCCCCCAGAACACGTCGGGGAAGTGA
- a CDS encoding serine/threonine-protein kinase RIO2: protein MPLSPDYIRLLHKYDLRILQALERMMQRYEWVPLDVLKGATRLSDSELEYRLQRLIEWDMVRYDAVPYQGYALIFPGYDAIALHTLSQRGTVSALGSLIGVGKESEVYAGLGLGPVVLKFHHIGQQSFQAARKDRGYMPEAGHCPWIFASARSAEQEYLALQRLSPDVSVPVPIDRSRHVLVMSEVPGANLNRCVLEDPAGVLDEVLQNVRLAYRKDIIHGDLSEFNIMVGEEGVWIIDWPQWIWTSHPNADAILQRDIENVLRYFKRKYRIDYPTVEAVGVVVG, encoded by the coding sequence ATGCCACTTTCACCGGACTATATCAGGTTACTCCACAAATATGACCTCCGCATCCTTCAGGCCCTTGAACGGATGATGCAGCGTTACGAATGGGTGCCGCTCGACGTCCTGAAAGGGGCGACGAGGCTCTCAGACTCAGAACTCGAGTACCGGTTGCAGCGGTTGATCGAGTGGGACATGGTCAGATACGATGCCGTGCCGTACCAGGGCTATGCCCTGATCTTTCCGGGCTACGATGCGATCGCCCTCCATACGCTCAGCCAGCGGGGGACGGTCTCGGCCCTTGGTTCACTTATCGGGGTCGGAAAAGAGTCCGAGGTCTATGCCGGCCTCGGCCTGGGGCCCGTGGTGCTGAAGTTCCACCATATCGGCCAGCAATCGTTTCAGGCGGCCAGAAAAGACCGCGGCTATATGCCCGAGGCCGGGCACTGCCCCTGGATCTTCGCCTCGGCCCGCTCTGCCGAGCAGGAGTATCTGGCCCTGCAGCGCCTCTCTCCCGATGTCTCGGTTCCGGTGCCGATCGATCGGTCCCGCCATGTGCTCGTGATGTCCGAGGTGCCGGGCGCAAACCTGAACCGCTGTGTGCTCGAGGACCCGGCCGGGGTGCTCGACGAGGTCCTCCAGAACGTGCGGCTGGCGTACCGGAAAGACATCATCCACGGCGATCTCTCTGAGTTCAATATCATGGTTGGGGAGGAGGGCGTCTGGATCATCGACTGGCCGCAGTGGATCTGGACCTCGCACCCGAACGCCGATGCGATCCTCCAGCGCGATATCGAGAATGTGCTCAGGTATTTTAAGAGGAAATACCGGATAGACTATCCCACCGTGGAGGCGGTGGGTGTGGTGGTCGGTTGA
- a CDS encoding KAP family NTPase — translation MEICYSNDAPLEDPADDALDIAPFAKNLADAIPAMFNPQGFVVAIYGEWGSGKTTLLNFIKYYIGQIPESNKPLIIDFHPWWFSGREDLIRSFFNQFAGSVSRWFGKSAECAKLLAQFADALSPVKIPIVQTVNYIADKADPTKRDVPALKEEIKRSLKQKNRRILIVIDDIDRLSSEEIRLLFMVIKDIADFPNVVYLLALDKHIVSGALDQIHGFDGTKYLEKIVQTGYDLPHPDKKLLRMILSKKIDSILEGTPKYLWDKTRWQNIYFDGIDHFVKSPRNVQRFSNALLLTYPVVKGEVNPVDFIAVEYLRLFCPSMYHFIQGSGEIFVGSVDIRLDPDPDKRIKLRLDTQLEQIPEQDRESVKKLLFRIFPKTNYYFGGASYGSDWLPGWRNSLRVCTSEHFDTYFRLSLSQGQMSQTEIQSILECIDKPEVFEQTLINLNRQKQRNGLSNLSYFLECLLDHAALDILEGAAIPSIISTFFKVGDDLLCLEDDEQRFSIYGNDDRILRIVWRLFDRLDEAKHFSLLEDAIRRGDSISLIVKLITIYGRQHGKYGTNEETDGERIISLEHLRVLEELTLEKIRQASQEGSLIDTPLLWRVLFFWKENRHDGEVRSWVEETTRNDDKLLLFLDQFISATFTQSADDVISEQHWILASKSISAFINLDELKGRVQNLIESKIDLTERQREALTNFVSGVEEPL, via the coding sequence ATGGAGATTTGCTATTCTAATGATGCCCCTCTCGAAGATCCCGCAGATGATGCTCTTGATATTGCTCCATTTGCGAAAAATCTTGCAGATGCTATCCCGGCAATGTTCAATCCTCAGGGTTTTGTGGTTGCAATATATGGGGAGTGGGGATCTGGAAAAACAACCCTCCTTAATTTTATAAAATATTACATTGGACAAATACCTGAATCAAATAAACCATTGATTATTGATTTCCACCCCTGGTGGTTCTCTGGGAGGGAAGATCTCATTCGGAGTTTTTTTAATCAATTTGCCGGGAGTGTAAGCAGGTGGTTTGGAAAGTCTGCAGAATGTGCAAAATTATTAGCGCAATTTGCTGATGCTCTTTCTCCAGTTAAGATCCCTATTGTTCAGACGGTGAATTATATTGCAGATAAGGCAGATCCTACGAAACGCGATGTTCCTGCTTTGAAAGAAGAGATCAAGAGATCTCTGAAGCAGAAGAATCGGCGGATCCTGATCGTCATCGATGACATCGATCGGTTGAGCTCGGAGGAGATACGGTTATTATTCATGGTGATTAAAGATATTGCCGATTTTCCAAATGTTGTTTATCTACTCGCGCTTGATAAACATATCGTAAGTGGAGCATTAGATCAGATCCATGGTTTTGATGGGACGAAATATCTTGAAAAAATCGTTCAAACAGGTTATGATCTTCCTCATCCTGATAAAAAATTACTGAGAATGATTCTTTCCAAAAAAATAGATAGTATTCTTGAAGGTACTCCTAAATATTTATGGGATAAGACCCGCTGGCAAAATATTTACTTTGATGGTATCGATCATTTTGTAAAATCTCCGCGAAATGTGCAACGCTTCTCTAATGCATTATTATTAACGTATCCTGTGGTGAAAGGAGAGGTGAACCCGGTTGATTTTATTGCAGTTGAATATCTGAGACTGTTCTGTCCCTCTATGTATCATTTTATTCAGGGATCTGGAGAAATCTTCGTTGGATCTGTTGATATTCGCTTAGATCCTGATCCTGATAAAAGAATAAAATTAAGGCTGGATACCCAACTTGAACAAATTCCTGAGCAAGATCGAGAATCTGTCAAAAAATTGCTCTTCAGAATATTTCCCAAAACCAATTATTATTTTGGAGGCGCGTCATATGGGAGTGATTGGCTCCCTGGTTGGAGAAATAGTCTTCGAGTGTGTACCTCTGAACATTTTGACACATATTTCAGATTATCTTTGTCCCAGGGTCAGATGTCCCAAACAGAGATTCAATCGATCCTTGAATGTATAGATAAACCTGAGGTTTTTGAACAGACATTGATAAATCTGAATCGTCAAAAACAAAGAAACGGCCTTTCGAACCTATCATATTTTTTGGAATGCCTCTTAGATCATGCCGCTCTCGATATCCTAGAGGGTGCAGCAATCCCTTCTATAATCTCCACATTTTTTAAGGTCGGTGATGATCTCCTCTGCCTGGAAGATGATGAGCAGCGTTTCTCAATTTACGGTAACGATGATCGGATCCTTAGGATTGTATGGAGACTTTTTGATCGTTTGGACGAGGCAAAACACTTTTCCTTGTTAGAAGATGCAATCCGTAGAGGAGATTCTATCTCTTTAATTGTGAAACTGATCACGATTTATGGCAGACAGCACGGAAAATATGGCACAAATGAGGAAACTGATGGAGAACGGATCATAAGCCTTGAACATCTGAGAGTACTTGAGGAGCTTACATTGGAAAAAATCCGACAGGCTTCTCAAGAGGGTTCTCTTATTGATACCCCACTTCTGTGGCGTGTTTTATTTTTCTGGAAAGAGAATAGACATGATGGAGAAGTCAGGTCATGGGTAGAGGAAACAACCCGTAATGATGATAAGTTACTGCTTTTTCTGGATCAGTTTATATCGGCAACATTCACTCAGTCCGCTGATGATGTAATCTCGGAACAACATTGGATTCTTGCTTCAAAGAGCATCAGTGCGTTCATTAATCTGGATGAGTTAAAGGGTCGTGTTCAAAATCTTATTGAATCCAAAATTGATCTAACGGAACGTCAGAGGGAGGCATTGACTAATTTCGTCAGTGGAGTTGAAGAGCCTCTCTGA
- a CDS encoding lectin like domain-containing protein, producing MKKKTRYYSLMLCALIALLAVPGISGATIEAAPLNPAFLEYLEGQEAAAEGAMQTCSIASSPDEFRYPLTGLCPAPATPIWSGQSVDPVGSSALPASFDLRDEGRVTPVQDQGKSGTCWAFATYASLESNLLTRTGTAWDFSESNMKNLCSNLYGGFDCGPGDGGQAFMSTAYLTRWSGPVNETDDPYLLPVPSNDSPTDLSPVVHVQNITFLPPRDGPLDNGLMKEMIREEGALWVGFIVNWSCFADNYLTYYRPDDGTYENEGGHAVALVGWDDNYPAENFSVTPPGDGAFIAKNSWGEGVGDGGYFYISYYQPEPGRFWDRNSTFVGDQRDYCSVLFTGEAANSLGHAYQYDPLGWTNSLGATGSTTIYGANVFTAGDYEDLRAAGFYTREPGTDYTVSVLRSINTPTGATPVPVAQVTGTAALPGYHTVPLPDPVFLSPGQTFSVVLEVDAPTDTHPLVVEMPIAGYSSNATAAPGESYVSLDGEQWADLTAIFPDTNVCIKAFTTDAIVVPRDYPTIQAAIDAADDGDTIVVENGTYDEHLNVTKSVTIVGIGMPVVNAAGSGSAITVTADGVHLSGIAATGASPVFEPTAYNAGIRVFGDDALVENCSSYQNGACGVFVSDAAGAVIRGNEISENPYGMILWNCSRAIIAANRVHDNDRLGIEIDETDGAMLEGNTVQESDGQGIGLYYTANTTMQGNVMEGNAWNFVYYGDDPAPGNSVDTSNTVDGRPIVYLEGVSGMTIDPSSNAGAVCCVGCDSMSIEGLALQETGCGISLLSTRESSIEGCAISNAYDGIHLSNVSGIAIEDCSITASRVNEWLINIDRAENCSLVGTTLTGLGESGMGMYNVSGAEITGNTINFTSTGGPLRSVDISSLTNSTVRENLLDLSGIDLSVDGLRGNLVYRNNIVLPAPVPAVLSSALSLQERSPGYARIKPVSDLLDRDAQGSSVSCASAAAVQAGNTWHSPDPIAYWYRGIGQTNFTGNHWSAYGGTDANGDGIGDTPFVIAADETDPYPLTEQFEAYSTARPSDGSESSSDGASGASGNLNPGETASLHFSGSAVTEISIAAGQRIDGIMVTIAPASSGPAGLDAPVYQYLVANLTYTTDDAIAGAVFTFEVSTAWLEEQGLSPGDISLWRYHDGAWAALPTEVLREEDGRVYFRATSPGFSYFAVAGGRTMTVEPVGTVPSEEPGDAGTVRNVTATGSAISGTPVSTTTEPGTPTETTPQKSPVWWGAALAAVGGMALGLKGRR from the coding sequence ATGAAAAAAAAGACACGATATTATTCTCTGATGCTCTGCGCCCTGATCGCCCTGCTTGCCGTCCCGGGCATATCAGGAGCGACGATCGAGGCCGCACCGCTCAACCCTGCCTTCCTGGAATACCTCGAAGGGCAGGAGGCGGCGGCAGAAGGCGCCATGCAGACCTGCAGTATTGCCTCGTCCCCTGATGAATTCAGATATCCCCTGACCGGTCTCTGCCCGGCCCCTGCAACACCGATCTGGTCAGGGCAATCTGTCGATCCGGTCGGCTCGAGCGCCCTCCCTGCATCCTTCGACTTAAGGGACGAGGGGAGGGTCACGCCGGTGCAGGACCAGGGGAAGAGCGGGACCTGCTGGGCGTTCGCCACCTATGCCTCCCTTGAGTCGAACCTGCTCACCAGGACCGGCACGGCATGGGACTTCTCCGAGAGCAACATGAAGAACCTCTGCTCGAACCTCTACGGAGGTTTCGATTGTGGTCCAGGCGACGGCGGTCAGGCCTTCATGTCCACCGCCTACCTCACACGCTGGTCCGGACCGGTGAACGAGACCGACGACCCCTATCTCCTGCCCGTGCCATCGAACGACTCGCCGACCGATCTTTCGCCGGTGGTCCACGTCCAGAATATCACGTTCCTCCCGCCGCGGGATGGACCGCTCGACAACGGCCTGATGAAGGAAATGATCCGCGAGGAGGGGGCCCTCTGGGTGGGGTTCATTGTCAACTGGTCCTGTTTTGCCGACAACTACCTGACCTACTACCGCCCGGATGACGGCACCTATGAGAATGAAGGCGGTCATGCCGTGGCCCTCGTCGGCTGGGACGACAACTACCCGGCGGAGAACTTCAGTGTCACGCCGCCCGGCGACGGCGCCTTCATCGCCAAAAACTCCTGGGGTGAGGGGGTCGGCGACGGCGGCTACTTCTACATCTCATATTACCAGCCAGAACCTGGCAGGTTCTGGGACAGGAACTCCACCTTTGTCGGGGACCAGCGCGACTACTGTTCGGTTCTCTTCACCGGGGAGGCCGCAAATTCCCTGGGACACGCCTACCAGTACGACCCCCTCGGCTGGACGAACAGCCTCGGCGCAACCGGCTCCACCACCATCTATGGTGCGAATGTCTTCACGGCCGGAGACTACGAGGACCTGCGGGCAGCAGGTTTCTACACCCGTGAACCCGGCACCGACTACACCGTTTCCGTCTTGCGCTCCATCAACACCCCGACAGGCGCCACCCCCGTCCCCGTGGCGCAGGTCACCGGCACCGCCGCCCTCCCGGGCTACCACACCGTCCCGCTCCCCGACCCGGTCTTCCTCTCACCGGGCCAGACCTTCTCGGTGGTGCTGGAGGTCGACGCCCCGACCGACACCCACCCCCTTGTCGTGGAGATGCCGATCGCGGGGTATTCCTCCAATGCCACCGCAGCGCCCGGAGAGAGTTATGTGAGTCTCGATGGCGAGCAATGGGCCGACCTGACCGCGATCTTCCCTGACACCAACGTCTGCATCAAGGCATTCACCACCGACGCCATCGTGGTGCCGCGGGACTACCCCACCATCCAGGCGGCGATCGACGCCGCCGATGACGGCGACACGATCGTCGTGGAGAACGGCACCTATGATGAGCACCTGAACGTCACAAAATCGGTCACGATCGTCGGCATTGGCATGCCGGTCGTGAATGCTGCCGGGAGCGGGTCGGCGATCACGGTCACCGCCGACGGGGTGCACCTTTCCGGCATCGCTGCAACGGGCGCGAGTCCGGTCTTTGAACCGACCGCCTACAATGCAGGCATCCGGGTCTTTGGGGACGACGCCCTCGTCGAGAACTGCTCATCATACCAGAACGGTGCATGCGGCGTCTTTGTATCGGATGCCGCGGGTGCGGTCATCCGGGGCAACGAGATCTCTGAGAACCCCTACGGCATGATCCTGTGGAACTGTTCCAGGGCCATCATTGCCGCCAACAGAGTCCATGACAACGACCGGCTTGGCATCGAGATCGATGAGACCGACGGCGCCATGCTGGAGGGCAACACCGTCCAGGAGAGCGACGGGCAGGGGATCGGTCTCTATTATACCGCCAATACTACGATGCAGGGCAACGTAATGGAAGGGAACGCCTGGAACTTCGTGTATTATGGCGACGACCCGGCGCCCGGGAACAGTGTCGATACCTCCAACACCGTTGACGGACGCCCGATCGTCTACCTTGAGGGGGTCTCAGGGATGACGATCGATCCCTCCAGCAATGCGGGTGCGGTCTGCTGCGTCGGTTGTGACTCGATGAGCATTGAGGGTCTCGCCCTTCAGGAGACCGGTTGCGGCATCAGCCTCCTCTCGACGCGGGAGAGCAGCATCGAGGGGTGCGCCATATCCAACGCCTATGACGGGATCCATCTCTCCAATGTCAGCGGGATCGCCATCGAGGACTGTTCAATCACCGCATCGAGGGTGAACGAGTGGTTGATCAATATCGACAGGGCAGAGAACTGCAGCCTCGTCGGCACCACGCTGACCGGCCTCGGCGAGTCCGGCATGGGGATGTACAACGTCTCAGGGGCTGAGATCACCGGGAACACCATCAATTTCACCTCGACCGGCGGCCCTCTGAGGAGTGTGGATATCAGTTCGCTCACCAACAGCACGGTCAGAGAAAACCTGCTGGATCTCTCCGGGATAGATCTCTCTGTGGACGGCCTCAGAGGCAATCTGGTCTACCGCAATAACATCGTCCTTCCGGCACCGGTTCCAGCAGTTCTGTCCTCTGCTCTGTCCCTGCAGGAAAGATCCCCTGGTTATGCCCGCATCAAGCCAGTCTCCGACCTCCTTGACCGAGATGCCCAGGGTTCAAGCGTTTCTTGTGCGTCCGCAGCAGCCGTCCAGGCCGGGAACACCTGGCATTCGCCAGATCCGATTGCCTACTGGTACCGCGGGATCGGGCAGACGAACTTCACCGGAAACCACTGGAGCGCGTATGGCGGCACCGATGCAAACGGCGATGGTATCGGTGATACGCCGTTTGTAATCGCGGCGGATGAGACCGACCCCTACCCGCTGACGGAGCAGTTCGAAGCATATTCGACCGCACGCCCCTCAGATGGCAGTGAATCCTCCTCAGACGGCGCATCCGGTGCCTCAGGCAACCTGAATCCAGGGGAAACCGCATCGTTGCACTTTTCAGGCTCGGCGGTGACCGAAATCAGCATCGCGGCAGGGCAGCGGATCGACGGGATCATGGTGACCATTGCCCCGGCGTCCTCCGGGCCTGCCGGTCTGGACGCACCTGTCTACCAGTATCTCGTCGCAAACCTCACCTACACCACCGACGATGCAATTGCAGGGGCAGTCTTCACCTTCGAGGTATCGACAGCCTGGCTGGAGGAGCAGGGGCTCTCACCCGGCGATATCAGCCTCTGGCGCTACCACGACGGGGCATGGGCAGCGCTCCCGACTGAGGTGCTCAGGGAGGAGGACGGCCGGGTGTACTTCCGTGCGACCTCGCCCGGGTTCTCGTACTTCGCGGTGGCCGGTGGCCGGACCATGACGGTGGAGCCGGTCGGGACGGTTCCGTCAGAGGAGCCCGGCGATGCAGGAACGGTCAGGAATGTAACGGCAACAGGGAGCGCGATCTCAGGCACACCGGTTTCGACGACCACTGAACCAGGAACACCGACCGAAACGACGCCGCAAAAGAGCCCGGTCTGGTGGGGAGCGGCGCTTGCGGCGGTCGGAGGGATGGCGCTCGGCCTGAAGGGGAGGCGGTGA
- a CDS encoding DUF460 domain-containing protein, whose translation MKVFGIDIIRGSVRSRTRRPVYALVVIEDGQVVSTAQMTAFALSRRIAAEEPDILATDSVQELAPDQHDLVSFMQTLPTGTMLVQATGGERKETLQKVAARYNIQVERTDPFAEAGAAARIAYLGGGAAVIAFEKTTEITVSRHRSPGKGGWSQNRYIRKMHGAVRERARDVEGHLVAAGLRYEKTERLAFGGFSRVHFTVYASRDAIPVRASTAADVQVRIEGRRLDRIRYEPLTKRPRYLIVGIDPGTTTGIGAVDLDGEVVELFSSRQMGTAEVIEHITGIGKPLIIASDVQPMPDAVEKVRRAFNAIAYVPPQDRSVEGKLELTAGTGYANPHERDAVSAALDAYRSLKNKFQNIAKRVPPGIDLDEVRAGVLRGRSIEAVLADLSGRQKPAPAPPESPQPQPTPPAQADDRLVQLERQVRRLQAFVQELEEGIAGKDREIASLKRQIRYERSERGKTLQRDTDIATREAIIANLRTLLRKEEKRNKSLRKRIERMRRVEELQIGEGQVAVKAIASLTHDAVRSLAADLGLVEGDVIAVATTGGWGRSVVREIADAKAAAVVVPGKSLEGLDPHLIAAALAASLPLVAAGAIGLRLSGKIGTADEEGFAAALAAWGERVEEHEREKRAAMLNQVFKEYRSEREKEVRRHG comes from the coding sequence TTGAAGGTCTTCGGGATCGATATCATCAGGGGGTCGGTTCGGTCGCGGACCCGCCGCCCTGTCTATGCACTGGTCGTCATCGAGGACGGTCAGGTCGTCTCCACCGCGCAGATGACGGCGTTTGCACTCTCCAGACGGATCGCCGCAGAGGAGCCCGATATTCTTGCCACCGACTCGGTGCAGGAACTTGCTCCTGACCAGCACGACCTGGTTTCGTTCATGCAGACCCTGCCGACCGGGACCATGCTCGTCCAGGCGACCGGCGGCGAGCGCAAAGAGACCCTCCAGAAGGTGGCCGCGCGCTACAACATCCAGGTTGAGCGGACCGACCCCTTTGCCGAGGCCGGGGCGGCAGCACGGATCGCCTACCTGGGGGGCGGGGCGGCGGTGATCGCCTTCGAGAAGACGACCGAGATCACGGTTTCACGCCACCGTTCGCCTGGCAAAGGGGGGTGGAGCCAGAACCGCTATATCAGGAAGATGCACGGGGCGGTGCGGGAGCGGGCCCGCGACGTGGAGGGGCACCTGGTGGCGGCCGGTCTCCGCTACGAAAAGACCGAACGCCTTGCCTTCGGCGGGTTTTCCCGCGTCCACTTCACGGTCTATGCCTCCCGCGATGCGATCCCGGTGCGCGCCTCGACCGCGGCAGACGTGCAGGTGCGCATCGAGGGGCGGAGACTCGACCGGATCAGGTACGAGCCCCTGACGAAAAGGCCCAGGTACCTGATCGTGGGCATCGATCCCGGAACCACGACCGGGATCGGGGCGGTGGACCTGGACGGCGAGGTGGTAGAACTCTTTTCTTCCAGACAGATGGGGACGGCCGAGGTGATCGAGCATATCACCGGCATCGGAAAACCCCTGATCATCGCATCCGACGTGCAGCCGATGCCTGACGCGGTGGAGAAGGTGCGGCGGGCCTTCAATGCGATCGCCTATGTGCCCCCACAGGACCGGTCGGTGGAGGGGAAACTGGAACTGACGGCTGGGACCGGGTATGCCAACCCCCATGAACGAGACGCCGTTTCCGCCGCCCTCGACGCCTACCGCTCCCTGAAAAACAAGTTCCAGAACATTGCAAAACGGGTGCCGCCGGGCATCGACCTCGATGAGGTGCGGGCCGGGGTGCTGCGGGGACGGTCGATCGAGGCGGTGCTGGCCGACCTCTCGGGCAGGCAGAAGCCCGCGCCCGCACCGCCGGAGTCGCCGCAGCCCCAGCCGACGCCGCCTGCACAGGCCGACGATCGCCTTGTCCAGCTCGAACGGCAGGTCCGCCGCCTGCAGGCGTTCGTGCAGGAACTTGAAGAGGGGATTGCCGGGAAGGACCGCGAGATCGCGAGCCTGAAACGGCAGATCAGGTACGAACGTTCCGAACGGGGGAAGACGCTCCAGCGGGACACCGATATTGCCACGCGGGAGGCGATCATCGCGAACCTCAGGACGCTCCTGCGGAAGGAAGAAAAACGGAATAAGAGCCTCAGGAAACGGATCGAACGGATGCGGCGGGTCGAGGAATTACAGATCGGCGAGGGGCAGGTCGCTGTGAAGGCGATTGCGTCCCTCACCCACGACGCCGTCCGCAGCCTGGCCGCCGACCTCGGTCTTGTCGAGGGCGATGTGATCGCGGTTGCGACGACCGGCGGCTGGGGGCGGAGCGTGGTGCGGGAGATCGCCGATGCGAAGGCGGCGGCGGTGGTCGTTCCGGGCAAGAGCCTGGAGGGGCTGGACCCGCACCTGATCGCTGCGGCGCTTGCCGCCTCCCTGCCCCTGGTGGCGGCGGGGGCGATCGGGCTACGCCTCTCGGGAAAGATCGGGACCGCCGACGAGGAAGGGTTCGCCGCAGCCCTCGCCGCATGGGGGGAGCGGGTGGAGGAGCATGAACGGGAGAAGAGGGCGGCGATGTTAAACCAGGTCTTCAAGGAGTACAGGAGCGAGCGGGAGAAGGAGGTGCGGCGGCATGGATGA
- the thiL gene encoding thiamine-phosphate kinase codes for MDERSLIRSLVPVLGAAATADDCATIQHGGEWLVLSTDMLHETTDFPAGMTDREIGWMAAAVTISDIAAMGARPVALLLATGLDRPERLAGITAGALECCRAYGCDLAGGDTDAHTELTIVSTGLGTALRPVRRSGAGIGDLICVTGYLGGAQAALSGYDQFWERLIAPEPRVAAGLALNAGGATAMMDVSDGLAMSLHDMLGVNDCGFTVETVRLPIPDGVPAEEGRDFALFGGGDFELLFTVPPERFPVAGVEATAIGRVVAEHGVWADGASLPARGYVHTWTK; via the coding sequence ATGGATGAACGTTCGCTGATCCGCTCGCTCGTTCCCGTCCTTGGGGCGGCGGCGACGGCCGACGACTGTGCGACAATCCAGCACGGCGGCGAGTGGCTCGTCCTCTCCACCGATATGCTCCACGAGACGACCGATTTCCCGGCCGGGATGACTGACCGGGAAATCGGCTGGATGGCGGCGGCGGTGACGATCTCGGATATTGCGGCGATGGGGGCGCGGCCCGTCGCCCTGCTCCTTGCGACCGGCCTCGACCGCCCAGAACGCCTGGCCGGGATCACGGCGGGGGCGCTCGAATGCTGCCGGGCCTATGGCTGCGACCTTGCCGGGGGGGACACCGACGCCCACACCGAACTGACGATCGTCTCCACCGGCCTCGGGACCGCTCTGCGGCCGGTCAGGCGGAGCGGCGCGGGGATCGGGGACCTGATCTGCGTCACTGGCTACCTGGGCGGGGCGCAGGCGGCCCTTTCCGGCTATGACCAGTTCTGGGAGCGCTTGATCGCGCCCGAACCACGCGTCGCCGCGGGCCTCGCCCTCAATGCCGGTGGGGCGACGGCGATGATGGACGTCTCGGACGGGCTTGCGATGTCCCTCCACGACATGCTCGGCGTGAACGACTGCGGTTTTACGGTGGAGACGGTCCGTCTCCCCATACCGGACGGTGTCCCTGCGGAGGAGGGTCGGGATTTCGCCCTTTTCGGCGGCGGGGACTTCGAGCTCCTCTTCACGGTCCCGCCCGAACGGTTCCCGGTGGCGGGAGTGGAGGCGACGGCGATCGGGCGGGTCGTGGCGGAGCATGGTGTCTGGGCCGACGGCGCCTCCCTTCCGGCGCGGGGATATGTGCACACATGGACAAAATAA